In Paenibacillus hexagrammi, the following are encoded in one genomic region:
- the abc-f gene encoding ribosomal protection-like ABC-F family protein has protein sequence MLLQVSSLSKSYGVRSVLSNITLQIENKERIGLVGVNGAGKSTLLQIINGDLSYDSGDIFKAKETKIGYLRQNSGLNTDKSIWDELLSVFSGLLETEKEIRELEAAMADPKLIEDEKKYETTMNRYAQKSEWFKEQGGYEIEAKIRGILHGMGFGLFPPETKVDTLSGGQKTRLALAKMLLEEPDLLMLDEPTNHLDIATLTWLEGYLRGYPGAILVVSHDRYFLDALVTSIYEIERHNSKRYTGNYTRYIEIKEADYEIQMKHYEKQQDEIAKLEDFVQRNIVRASTTKRAQSRRKALEKMERMDKPLGDLKKASFSFEIEQSSGKEVLLVDQIALSYDGKKRLVEDVTFHLRRGETAALIGPNGIGKSTLLKTLIGQHVQDLGTYKWGANVTIGYYDQEQTGLNPANSVLDELWNAYPHLEEARIRTVLGSFLFSGEDVFKKVSSLSGGEKARVALAKLMLQKANVLILDEPTNHLDLYSKEVLEAALVDYEGTLLFISHDRYFLNKMAESMLELSSSGVTSYLGNYDDYVEKKAELAEMEAKRLAKEAEKKQAAATAAASTAPSTGSYEADKQAKREERNRQRKIEQLEKDIARLEEEITALETELADPEVYNNYVLVQEKTSLSEQKKAELAAYYEEWETLLS, from the coding sequence ATGCTATTGCAAGTTTCAAGCTTATCCAAAAGCTACGGCGTCAGATCCGTACTTTCCAATATAACACTTCAAATTGAGAATAAAGAACGAATTGGGCTCGTCGGTGTCAACGGGGCGGGCAAATCGACGCTTCTGCAAATCATTAACGGCGATCTTTCCTATGATAGCGGCGACATTTTCAAAGCAAAAGAGACAAAAATCGGCTATCTCCGTCAAAACAGCGGGCTGAATACGGACAAATCGATCTGGGACGAGCTGCTCAGCGTTTTCTCCGGTCTCCTGGAGACAGAAAAAGAAATTCGTGAGCTCGAAGCGGCTATGGCTGACCCGAAGCTGATTGAAGACGAAAAAAAATATGAGACCACGATGAACCGCTACGCGCAGAAGTCCGAATGGTTTAAGGAGCAGGGCGGATACGAAATTGAGGCCAAGATTCGCGGCATTTTGCACGGAATGGGCTTTGGGCTGTTTCCACCCGAAACAAAAGTAGATACTTTAAGCGGTGGACAAAAGACCCGTCTGGCTCTAGCTAAAATGCTGCTGGAAGAACCCGATCTGCTTATGCTTGATGAGCCAACCAACCATTTGGACATCGCCACACTGACTTGGCTGGAAGGCTACCTGCGGGGATATCCCGGCGCTATACTTGTCGTATCCCATGACCGCTATTTCTTGGATGCGCTGGTCACCTCGATTTATGAAATCGAGCGGCACAATTCCAAGCGATACACGGGCAATTACACCCGCTATATTGAGATCAAGGAAGCCGATTACGAGATTCAGATGAAGCATTACGAGAAACAGCAGGATGAGATCGCCAAGCTCGAGGATTTCGTACAGCGTAACATCGTCAGAGCTTCCACCACTAAGAGGGCGCAAAGCCGCCGAAAAGCACTTGAGAAAATGGAGCGGATGGACAAGCCGTTAGGAGACTTGAAGAAAGCTTCCTTCTCTTTCGAAATCGAACAGAGCTCAGGCAAGGAAGTGCTGCTGGTTGATCAAATCGCACTGTCCTATGATGGTAAAAAGCGGCTTGTCGAGGATGTCACCTTCCACCTGCGCCGGGGAGAAACAGCTGCGCTGATCGGTCCGAACGGGATCGGTAAATCAACACTGCTGAAAACACTGATCGGGCAGCATGTTCAGGATCTGGGAACCTATAAATGGGGAGCGAATGTAACCATCGGGTACTACGATCAGGAACAGACTGGGCTCAATCCCGCAAACTCCGTGCTTGACGAGCTTTGGAATGCTTATCCCCATCTGGAAGAGGCACGCATTCGAACTGTGCTTGGCAGCTTTTTGTTCAGCGGAGAAGATGTTTTTAAAAAAGTATCCTCTCTAAGCGGCGGAGAGAAGGCTCGCGTAGCACTGGCCAAGCTCATGCTGCAAAAAGCCAACGTCCTCATTCTTGATGAGCCGACGAACCATCTGGACTTGTACAGTAAAGAGGTGCTGGAAGCGGCTTTAGTCGATTACGAGGGAACTTTGCTTTTTATTTCTCATGACCGATATTTCCTTAATAAAATGGCTGAGAGCATGCTGGAACTGAGCAGCTCCGGTGTGACCTCCTACCTGGGGAACTATGATGACTATGTAGAAAAGAAAGCCGAGCTGGCGGAAATGGAAGCCAAGCGTCTGGCTAAGGAAGCGGAGAAAAAGCAAGCCGCTGCAACTGCAGCCGCAAGTACGGCTCCATCAACTGGCAGCTATGAAGCGGATAAGCAGGCCAAGCGCGAAGAGCGCAACCGCCAGCGTAAAATTGAACAGCTTGAGAAGGATATCGCCCGCTTGGAAGAGGAGATAACAGCCCTCGAGACCGAGCTGGCCGACCCAGAAGTGTATAACAACTATGTGCTTGTTCAAGAGAAGACTTCCCTCTCGGAGCAAAAGAAAGCCGAGCTCGCCGCTTACTACGAGGAGTGGGAGACGCTGCTCTCCTAG
- a CDS encoding 5-formyltetrahydrofolate cyclo-ligase — MNIRERKIELRKVMEEKRASINAEERIEKEQRINERLIRICTDKLLASGQAAESAAPSLLTYMPFRSEPDVTPLMRWCWSQGIRTLLPRVVPDTKTMDLHIVQSENDLETGSYHIREPYKDSPVERNLAAVSMILVPGLAFDTEFGRLGYGGGYYDRFMQLFAAQGLPRPPAIAAAFDIQLIPQVPSSWHDFRVDGIVTESKELYK; from the coding sequence ATGAACATCCGTGAGCGAAAAATAGAGCTGCGTAAGGTGATGGAGGAAAAACGGGCTTCCATTAACGCTGAAGAACGTATAGAAAAGGAACAAAGAATCAATGAGCGGCTGATACGGATATGCACGGACAAGCTTCTCGCATCGGGACAGGCTGCCGAAAGTGCAGCTCCAAGCCTGCTTACTTATATGCCGTTTCGTTCTGAGCCGGATGTCACTCCGCTTATGAGATGGTGCTGGAGTCAAGGGATTCGGACGCTGCTGCCGCGAGTCGTGCCAGATACGAAGACGATGGATCTGCATATCGTGCAGAGCGAGAACGATTTGGAAACGGGTTCCTACCATATTCGGGAGCCGTATAAAGATTCTCCGGTTGAGCGTAATCTTGCGGCGGTCTCGATGATTTTGGTGCCGGGGCTTGCTTTTGATACCGAATTTGGACGGTTAGGCTACGGCGGAGGCTACTATGACCGGTTTATGCAGCTGTTTGCCGCACAAGGGCTGCCTAGGCCGCCTGCGATTGCAGCAGCTTTTGATATTCAATTGATTCCTCAAGTGCCTTCTTCATGGCATGATTTTCGTGTAGACGGGATCGTAACGGAATCGAAGGAATTATATAAATAA
- the moaC gene encoding cyclic pyranopterin monophosphate synthase MoaC: protein MVDVSDKAETKRTAAARSTLKMNPETLELIKQGKLKKGDVLAVAQVAGIMAAKKTSEWIPMCHPIPLTGIDIAFSDNGADELYIEATVRTTGQTGVEMEALTAVSAAALTVYDMCKAVQKDMEIRSTMLISKTGGKNGDFHRSDR, encoded by the coding sequence ATGGTGGATGTCTCCGACAAAGCAGAGACGAAGCGCACAGCTGCAGCGCGTTCAACTCTAAAGATGAACCCCGAAACGCTGGAATTAATCAAGCAGGGCAAGTTGAAAAAAGGCGATGTACTCGCTGTCGCTCAAGTAGCCGGTATCATGGCTGCCAAGAAGACGTCCGAATGGATTCCGATGTGCCATCCTATTCCGCTTACTGGTATTGATATTGCTTTCAGCGATAACGGCGCGGATGAGTTATACATAGAAGCTACTGTGCGTACGACCGGACAGACCGGAGTGGAGATGGAGGCGTTGACTGCGGTTTCTGCGGCCGCTCTGACTGTGTACGATATGTGCAAGGCTGTACAAAAAGATATGGAGATCAGATCCACGATGCTCATCAGCAAAACCGGAGGAAAGAACGGGGATTTTCATCGCAGTGATCGATAA
- the mog gene encoding molybdopterin adenylyltransferase — protein MSWKVAILTASDRGYRGEREDTSAQVIRELVEEEIQGEIIEYRVVPDEMDEIMASLIEMTDYYQADLILTTGGTGLAPRDVTPEATLNVIDRVAPGFAEAMRMISMQKTPKAMLSRAVSGIRGRTLIINLPGSPKGVQENLMAIIEQLPHALGILTGKEGDHG, from the coding sequence ATGAGCTGGAAGGTTGCGATTTTGACGGCCAGTGATCGCGGTTACCGAGGAGAACGAGAAGATACTAGCGCACAGGTGATTCGCGAGCTGGTGGAGGAAGAGATTCAAGGGGAAATCATTGAATACCGGGTCGTGCCGGATGAGATGGACGAAATCATGGCTTCACTCATCGAAATGACGGATTACTATCAGGCTGATTTGATCCTGACAACCGGTGGCACGGGGCTCGCCCCCCGAGATGTAACGCCGGAAGCAACGCTCAATGTCATCGATCGGGTGGCTCCGGGATTTGCGGAGGCCATGCGCATGATATCCATGCAAAAAACGCCGAAAGCCATGCTCTCCCGGGCTGTATCGGGCATTCGCGGGCGGACGCTGATTATCAATTTGCCCGGTAGTCCCAAAGGGGTTCAAGAAAACCTCATGGCGATCATTGAGCAGCTGCCCCATGCGCTGGGCATTTTGACGGGCAAAGAAGGTGACCATGGGTAA
- a CDS encoding molybdopterin-binding protein, with protein MENEGMLREVKVEDAVGMILPHDLTQILPGEFKGCLFRKGHQISEADIPALLSIGKEHIYVMELKEGYLHEDEAALRMARAIQGDNVTLTEPHEGKVNVKSAIHGLVKINRTFIDRVNAMDQIVMSTVMTNVVVKPGASLVGTRVIPLIVDEAKIIEVERIAAELRAEGAALVEVKPLKELRVGVITTGSEVFKGRIQDKFGPVVKEKVAALGSHVVDQRFVSDDSEAIVREIHAFQAEGVDLILVTGGMSVDPDDRTPGAIKAAGARIVSYGTPMLPGSMLMIAYLGDLPVMGLPGCVMHDPYTSFDVLLPRICAGEEIVRQDITEMGYGGFYQC; from the coding sequence ATAGAAAATGAAGGTATGCTGCGGGAAGTGAAGGTGGAGGATGCCGTAGGTATGATTCTGCCTCACGATCTGACGCAGATTTTGCCAGGTGAGTTCAAGGGATGTCTCTTTCGCAAAGGACATCAGATCAGTGAGGCGGACATTCCTGCGCTGCTTAGCATCGGTAAGGAACATATCTATGTCATGGAGTTGAAAGAAGGCTATCTCCATGAGGACGAGGCCGCACTGCGCATGGCGCGGGCGATACAGGGAGATAACGTGACGCTGACGGAGCCGCACGAGGGCAAGGTGAATGTCAAATCGGCGATTCATGGACTCGTCAAGATCAACCGAACGTTTATCGATCGCGTGAACGCGATGGATCAAATCGTCATGTCAACCGTCATGACGAATGTTGTTGTGAAGCCGGGCGCTTCGCTAGTCGGCACCCGGGTCATTCCCTTGATCGTGGACGAAGCCAAGATCATAGAAGTTGAGCGCATCGCGGCTGAGCTGCGTGCAGAAGGAGCGGCTTTGGTCGAAGTCAAGCCGCTGAAGGAGCTGCGCGTCGGTGTCATCACCACCGGCAGCGAAGTGTTCAAGGGCCGAATTCAGGATAAATTCGGCCCGGTGGTGAAGGAGAAGGTCGCCGCGCTCGGCTCCCATGTCGTAGACCAACGCTTCGTGTCGGATGACAGCGAAGCGATTGTTCGGGAGATCCACGCCTTCCAGGCAGAGGGCGTGGATCTGATTCTGGTCACGGGCGGCATGTCCGTGGACCCCGACGACCGCACCCCCGGCGCGATCAAAGCAGCCGGGGCGCGGATTGTCAGCTACGGCACGCCGATGCTGCCGGGCTCGATGCTGATGATTGCCTATCTAGGCGATCTGCCGGTCATGGGACTGCCGGGCTGCGTCATGCACGACCCGTACACCTCCTTTGACGTCCTGCTGCCGCGGATTTGCGCAGGCGAGGAAATCGTACGCCAGGACATTACGGAGATGGGGTACGGCGGCTTTTATCAATGTTAG
- a CDS encoding twin-arginine translocase TatA/TatE family subunit, giving the protein MFQNIGFTEILLIAIVGLLLFGPQKLPEFGRALGRTIHEFKKGARELLSVEPEAAAKPAAAERKQETAQPVTTEREQGTGASAGGEQREAADERGVAKHAGAERKQETAPSEAAERTAADPLGVSVATETAELLAASGQSVGTVQQVEAHGSGHSASQLTHVTVQPLASDRHLQASVHGPSQAAAAGSTQVSSHSDTESLQGTPELTVQNLRPDPVVKDTSGPSRNPKRLPD; this is encoded by the coding sequence TTGTTTCAAAATATCGGATTTACCGAGATTCTGCTGATTGCGATTGTGGGGCTGCTGCTCTTTGGCCCGCAGAAGCTGCCGGAATTCGGTCGCGCCTTGGGGCGGACGATCCATGAGTTTAAGAAAGGCGCGCGCGAGCTGCTGAGCGTCGAGCCTGAAGCTGCTGCAAAGCCGGCGGCAGCTGAGCGAAAGCAGGAAACTGCACAGCCGGTGACAACGGAGCGAGAGCAGGGAACCGGGGCTAGTGCGGGAGGTGAGCAACGTGAGGCTGCGGATGAGCGAGGGGTTGCCAAGCATGCGGGAGCTGAGCGGAAGCAAGAAACTGCGCCGAGTGAGGCTGCGGAGCGGACAGCAGCTGACCCATTAGGCGTATCCGTGGCAACGGAAACAGCCGAACTTCTGGCTGCATCGGGCCAATCGGTAGGAACTGTGCAGCAGGTGGAGGCACACGGTAGCGGACACAGCGCTTCTCAGTTAACACATGTGACCGTGCAGCCTTTGGCATCAGATAGACACTTGCAGGCCTCTGTCCATGGTCCTAGTCAAGCTGCGGCTGCTGGGTCAACTCAGGTAAGCTCTCATTCAGACACGGAGTCTTTACAGGGCACCCCGGAGCTGACTGTTCAAAACCTGCGCCCTGATCCCGTGGTCAAGGACACGTCCGGGCCGTCACGTAATCCGAAGCGGCTGCCGGATTAG
- the groES gene encoding co-chaperone GroES, with protein MIRPLGDRVVIEAIAKEETTASGIVLPDSAKEKPQEGKVLAVGAGALKDGVRVPLEVQEGDRIIFSKYAGTEVKYEGRELLILRESDILAVLA; from the coding sequence ATGATCAGACCGTTAGGTGATCGCGTAGTCATTGAAGCCATTGCGAAAGAGGAGACAACTGCCAGCGGCATCGTGCTGCCAGATTCAGCTAAAGAAAAGCCGCAAGAAGGAAAAGTTTTAGCTGTTGGCGCAGGTGCATTGAAAGATGGCGTGCGTGTTCCGCTTGAAGTACAAGAAGGCGACCGCATTATTTTCTCCAAATACGCTGGAACTGAAGTGAAATACGAAGGCCGCGAACTGTTGATCTTGCGCGAAAGCGACATCCTCGCTGTTTTAGCCTAA
- the groL gene encoding chaperonin GroEL (60 kDa chaperone family; promotes refolding of misfolded polypeptides especially under stressful conditions; forms two stacked rings of heptamers to form a barrel-shaped 14mer; ends can be capped by GroES; misfolded proteins enter the barrel where they are refolded when GroES binds), protein MAKDIKFSEDARRAMLRGVDALANAVKVTLGPKGRNVVLEKKFGSPLITNDGVTIAKEIELEDAFENMGAQLVKEVATKTNDVAGDGTTTATVLAQAMIREGLKNVTAGANPMVIRKGIEKAVKAAVEELQVIAKPIEGKQSIAQVASISAADEEVGQLIAEAMEKVGKDGVITVEESKGFVTELEVVEGMQFDRGYTSPYMVTDTDKMEAVLDNPFILITDKKISNIQEILPVLEKVVQSGKQLLIIAEDVEGEAQATLVVNKLRGTFTCVSVKAPGFGDRRKAMLGDIAALTGGQVITEELGLDLKSATVDQLGSARQVRVTKENTIIVDGAGDSKDIGARVTQIRAQLEETTSDFDKEKLQERLAKLSGGVAVIKVGAATETELKERKLRIEDALNATRAAVEEGIVSGGGTALVNVYKAVAAVTASGDEQTGVNIILRSLEEPIRTIAANAGQEGSVIVERLKNEPVGVGYNAASGEWVNMFEAGIVDPAKVTRSALQNAASVAAMFLTTEAVIADKPEKDKPAMPDMGGMGGMGGMM, encoded by the coding sequence ATGGCAAAAGATATTAAGTTCAGTGAAGACGCACGCCGCGCGATGCTTCGCGGGGTTGACGCTTTGGCAAATGCTGTTAAAGTAACTCTGGGTCCAAAAGGCCGCAACGTCGTGCTTGAGAAAAAATTCGGCAGCCCGCTGATCACAAACGACGGTGTTACGATCGCAAAAGAAATCGAGCTGGAAGATGCATTCGAGAACATGGGTGCTCAACTGGTTAAAGAAGTAGCAACAAAAACAAACGATGTAGCCGGTGACGGTACGACAACTGCAACAGTTCTGGCTCAAGCGATGATTCGCGAAGGTCTGAAAAACGTAACTGCAGGCGCGAACCCAATGGTTATCCGCAAAGGTATCGAAAAAGCGGTTAAAGCTGCTGTAGAAGAGCTTCAAGTCATTGCTAAGCCTATCGAAGGCAAACAATCCATTGCTCAAGTTGCATCCATCTCCGCTGCTGACGAAGAAGTGGGCCAATTGATCGCTGAGGCTATGGAAAAAGTAGGTAAAGACGGCGTTATCACCGTTGAAGAATCCAAAGGATTCGTTACCGAACTTGAAGTTGTAGAAGGTATGCAATTCGATCGTGGTTACACTTCCCCTTACATGGTTACTGATACAGATAAAATGGAAGCTGTCCTCGACAATCCGTTTATCTTGATCACTGACAAAAAAATCTCCAACATTCAGGAAATCCTGCCTGTTCTGGAGAAAGTGGTTCAATCCGGTAAACAACTTCTGATCATTGCAGAAGACGTTGAAGGCGAAGCACAAGCTACACTCGTTGTTAACAAACTTCGCGGCACATTCACTTGCGTATCCGTTAAAGCTCCTGGCTTCGGCGACCGCCGCAAAGCTATGCTGGGCGACATCGCTGCTCTGACTGGCGGCCAAGTGATCACAGAAGAGCTTGGATTGGATCTGAAATCTGCTACTGTTGATCAGCTGGGAAGCGCGCGTCAAGTTCGCGTAACCAAAGAAAACACCATCATCGTTGACGGCGCTGGCGATAGCAAAGACATCGGTGCTCGTGTAACTCAAATCCGCGCACAATTGGAAGAAACAACTTCCGATTTCGATAAAGAAAAACTTCAAGAGCGTCTGGCTAAACTTTCCGGCGGCGTAGCCGTTATCAAAGTTGGCGCAGCGACTGAAACCGAATTGAAAGAGCGCAAACTTCGCATTGAAGACGCTCTGAACGCTACTCGCGCAGCTGTTGAAGAGGGTATCGTTTCTGGCGGTGGTACAGCGCTTGTAAACGTGTATAAAGCAGTTGCGGCTGTAACAGCTTCCGGCGACGAGCAAACAGGCGTAAACATCATCCTGCGCTCTCTGGAAGAGCCTATCCGCACGATTGCTGCTAACGCAGGTCAAGAAGGCTCCGTTATCGTTGAGCGCCTGAAGAACGAGCCAGTCGGCGTAGGCTACAACGCAGCTTCCGGCGAGTGGGTTAACATGTTCGAAGCAGGTATCGTAGACCCTGCGAAAGTAACACGCTCCGCGCTGCAAAACGCAGCTTCCGTAGCGGCTATGTTCTTGACAACTGAGGCTGTCATCGCTGACAAGCCAGAAAAAGACAAACCAGCTATGCCAGACATGGGCGGCATGGGTGGAATGGGCGGCATGATGTAA
- a CDS encoding O-antigen ligase family protein, with protein sequence MSASKNTYAASRAKATGTISTDSSSIIFWILASFTGLFLFWAPFQRALFNGGSYDFERSIYSASIWSSTILVLVGIYAIFRFKLQEQSDLLTILVLLLPLTYIVSLSNAASHYLAINKVYIQLLYATFFILGIFLTKNKRGTSIAAGLLMVSGYLVVMFGLLYWLGNGNFAGHLVGWFAIMDAANPLVYRDAIMTDANGLRLTSVFQYANTYAAFLMAFILSGLFFIVKSRKWLSILPHALLMVPMIVSFWLTLSRGALVILPVVFLIILFFLSFSRQILSLIQLALAFAASLLILEKITDIGTQLQTKPSAALSWNGWWVLLSASIVFAVISIAIQLFLAPALERFAERFKERRWLQFALPVAAIVLGILGAILLFGDTGVKNILPENVKTRIENINFQQHSVLERGTFYMDAIKLWKDYPVIGAGGGAWAALYEKYQNNPYTSRQAHNFALQYLVEAGALGFLVFVLFVVAVFYFYIRSYVRSNTEARDQHFLFFIITVSLLVHSMIDFDLSYVYMGAVLFLTLGLMVVKDSSKPLSIKIGAVQKVYPSVLIVIAVVVFYLTAQNVSANSSYNQALEVAKTSKDYNTIVAPLDKAISLHPAHPDYLLTGQLSRIGILLQVSNQLKTQDAKKSDEFFNQAQSLLDQLAAKEPHNRMVVLEQIYMYQQKGKQQEALDLARSQISNYPWYIDLYEKTAALDIEMSNQFREKKDLNETNKLMNDVLNTYNEVLQRVESLKNLPKGQLQGREFAVTPALAVNVGQVYFMRGDYVTAADTMKPLITDQLDDQTMRVLVRWYLAALQKQGV encoded by the coding sequence ATGAGTGCAAGTAAGAACACATACGCGGCATCGCGAGCAAAAGCGACCGGAACGATTTCAACGGATTCAAGCTCAATCATTTTCTGGATCTTAGCTTCCTTTACTGGTCTATTCCTCTTCTGGGCACCTTTCCAGAGAGCCCTGTTCAACGGAGGTTCGTACGATTTCGAACGTTCCATTTATTCAGCTTCTATCTGGTCTAGCACCATCCTTGTACTTGTTGGCATCTACGCAATTTTTCGTTTCAAGCTCCAGGAACAATCGGATTTACTTACAATCCTTGTTCTCCTATTGCCTTTGACATACATCGTCTCTTTGTCGAATGCAGCATCTCATTATTTGGCAATAAACAAAGTATATATCCAGTTGCTGTATGCAACCTTCTTCATTTTAGGTATATTTCTGACAAAAAACAAGCGTGGAACGTCGATTGCTGCCGGATTGCTGATGGTCTCCGGATATTTGGTAGTCATGTTCGGTCTCTTATATTGGTTAGGTAATGGAAACTTTGCAGGTCACCTAGTTGGATGGTTCGCTATAATGGATGCTGCCAACCCGTTAGTCTATAGAGACGCCATTATGACCGACGCCAACGGCTTACGATTAACTTCCGTCTTCCAATACGCTAATACATACGCAGCTTTCCTCATGGCGTTCATTCTTAGTGGGTTATTCTTCATTGTAAAATCTCGCAAATGGCTCTCCATTTTGCCACATGCATTACTTATGGTACCGATGATTGTATCTTTCTGGCTAACATTATCCCGCGGTGCGCTGGTCATTCTTCCAGTTGTTTTTCTTATCATTCTGTTTTTCCTGTCGTTTAGTAGACAAATTCTTTCACTTATTCAACTAGCTCTTGCGTTTGCCGCTTCTCTTCTTATTTTAGAAAAAATTACGGATATCGGAACTCAGCTGCAAACGAAACCCAGTGCCGCTTTATCGTGGAACGGTTGGTGGGTTTTGCTCTCGGCTTCCATAGTTTTCGCAGTGATCTCTATCGCTATTCAATTGTTCCTGGCTCCAGCACTCGAACGCTTTGCAGAACGTTTCAAAGAGCGTAGATGGTTGCAATTCGCTCTGCCGGTTGCAGCAATTGTACTAGGAATATTGGGAGCGATTCTTCTTTTTGGAGATACAGGTGTTAAGAATATCCTTCCAGAAAACGTGAAAACACGTATTGAAAATATTAATTTCCAGCAGCATTCCGTATTGGAACGTGGAACTTTTTACATGGATGCGATTAAGCTTTGGAAAGACTATCCGGTTATTGGAGCCGGCGGTGGAGCCTGGGCCGCCCTCTACGAGAAGTATCAAAACAATCCGTACACAAGCCGTCAGGCGCATAACTTTGCACTTCAATATTTAGTTGAAGCTGGTGCTCTTGGTTTTTTAGTATTCGTTCTGTTTGTTGTTGCAGTGTTTTATTTCTATATTCGCAGTTATGTGAGAAGCAATACAGAAGCTCGCGATCAACACTTTCTGTTTTTTATCATTACAGTTTCGCTGCTCGTCCACAGTATGATTGATTTTGATCTTAGTTATGTTTATATGGGGGCGGTGCTATTTTTGACACTAGGACTAATGGTCGTCAAGGACTCTTCCAAACCTCTCAGTATCAAGATTGGTGCTGTCCAAAAGGTATACCCTTCCGTTTTAATTGTTATCGCTGTAGTTGTATTCTACTTAACAGCTCAAAATGTTTCAGCCAACAGCTCCTACAATCAAGCTTTAGAAGTAGCCAAAACCAGCAAGGACTACAACACAATCGTAGCTCCGTTGGACAAGGCAATAAGTTTGCACCCAGCGCATCCGGATTATCTGTTAACCGGGCAGCTCAGCAGGATAGGTATTTTGCTCCAAGTATCCAATCAGTTGAAAACGCAGGATGCGAAAAAGAGTGATGAATTCTTTAACCAAGCTCAGAGTTTACTGGATCAACTAGCAGCCAAAGAACCTCACAACCGTATGGTTGTTCTTGAGCAAATATATATGTACCAGCAAAAAGGCAAGCAGCAAGAAGCTCTAGATCTAGCTCGTTCCCAAATATCTAATTACCCTTGGTATATTGATCTGTACGAGAAGACCGCTGCTCTAGACATTGAGATGTCCAATCAATTCAGAGAAAAGAAGGACTTGAATGAAACGAACAAGCTGATGAACGATGTCTTGAATACTTATAATGAAGTACTTCAGCGTGTAGAGTCCCTCAAAAATCTTCCTAAAGGACAATTGCAAGGCCGTGAATTCGCTGTAACTCCTGCCTTAGCAGTAAACGTAGGACAAGTGTACTTTATGCGTGGAGATTACGTAACAGCTGCTGACACGATGAAACCGCTCATCACTGATCAATTAGATGATCAAACGATGAGAGTACTTGTTCGTTGGTACTTGGCTGCACTGCAAAAGCAAGGGGTCTAA
- a CDS encoding ABC transporter permease, which yields MNLFKELYQNRVTIINLALNDFKNKYAGSFFGASWAFVQPMMTILIYWFVFQVGFRTTPVENVPFIIWFICGIIPWFYFSEAVMGGTTSVVEYTYIVKKVMFNINILPVIKILVSTFIHIFFVVLLFCICIFVKLPLSIHSFQIVYYSICIFVLALGFSYLTAALVPFLKDIGQMVSIVLQFGFWLTPIVWNQTILSSNWIFIFKLNPAYYIVQGYRDSLINDVWFWERPLNTLYFWILTFVIMILGRLLFKKLKPHFADVL from the coding sequence ATGAACTTATTTAAAGAGTTGTATCAAAATAGAGTTACAATAATTAACTTAGCATTGAATGATTTTAAAAATAAATATGCAGGTTCTTTTTTTGGCGCATCCTGGGCGTTCGTTCAGCCTATGATGACGATATTAATTTACTGGTTTGTTTTTCAAGTTGGGTTTAGGACAACCCCGGTAGAAAATGTGCCTTTTATAATATGGTTTATATGTGGAATAATACCATGGTTTTATTTTTCAGAAGCAGTGATGGGCGGAACAACGAGTGTTGTAGAGTACACCTATATAGTTAAGAAAGTTATGTTTAATATAAATATTTTACCTGTTATTAAAATCTTAGTATCAACATTTATTCATATTTTCTTTGTAGTATTGTTATTTTGTATCTGCATTTTCGTTAAATTACCTTTATCTATTCATAGCTTTCAAATAGTGTACTACTCCATTTGTATTTTTGTATTAGCTTTAGGATTTTCGTATTTGACAGCAGCGTTGGTTCCATTTTTAAAGGATATTGGTCAAATGGTTTCTATTGTTCTTCAATTTGGCTTTTGGTTAACACCTATTGTATGGAATCAAACAATCTTATCATCAAACTGGATTTTTATATTTAAATTAAACCCAGCTTATTACATTGTTCAAGGATACAGGGATTCTTTAATTAATGATGTATGGTTTTGGGAAAGGCCATTGAATACTTTATATTTCTGGATATTGACATTTGTTATAATGATTTTAGGAAGATTACTCTTTAAGAAATTAAAACCACATTTCGCCGACGTGTTGTAA